The proteins below come from a single Methanolobus chelungpuianus genomic window:
- the hisD gene encoding histidinol dehydrogenase: MLYKRISEMSREEKDRLIRRGGELADVRDTVASILQDVRQNGDAALRLYTGKFDGAELGAIEVSEQEMDEAMQSIDASLLKHLEFAAGNIRKFHQAQMPEKVWFMELSPGIELGQKFTPLESVGAYVPGGRASYPSTALMTIIPAKVAGVRNVVMCTPPGADGRINPLTLAAARIAGADHVYKVGGVQAIGAMAYGTETVLSVCKIVGPGNVYVTAAKMQVRDKAEIDFPAGPSEVLIIADDSADARMAASDIIAQAEHDPNAVSVLVTTSAQLAEDVHAEVLGQAARTARAEIVRSSLANAAVILAGSLEECIGFSNDFAPEHLEIMVSEPDYVLERIENAGSIFVGNYAPVPVGDYASGTNHVLPTAGYAKIYSGLNISHFMKSASIQRISKQGLETLKDAVISIAEKEGLTGHADSIRTRFSN, encoded by the coding sequence GAGCAGGGAAGAGAAGGACAGACTGATCAGGCGCGGCGGGGAACTTGCTGATGTCAGGGACACTGTCGCATCCATACTGCAGGATGTAAGACAGAACGGCGATGCTGCTCTTCGTCTGTATACCGGGAAGTTTGACGGCGCCGAGCTGGGTGCCATCGAAGTGTCCGAACAGGAGATGGATGAAGCTATGCAGAGCATAGATGCCTCCCTGCTGAAACATCTTGAGTTTGCAGCCGGTAACATAAGGAAGTTCCATCAGGCCCAGATGCCTGAGAAGGTCTGGTTCATGGAACTGTCCCCCGGCATAGAGCTCGGGCAGAAGTTCACACCCCTGGAAAGCGTGGGTGCGTATGTTCCGGGTGGGCGGGCTTCCTACCCATCCACGGCCCTGATGACCATCATTCCTGCCAAGGTCGCAGGCGTGAGGAATGTGGTGATGTGCACTCCCCCGGGAGCCGACGGCAGGATAAATCCCCTTACCCTTGCGGCAGCCAGGATCGCAGGCGCAGATCATGTGTACAAGGTAGGAGGCGTGCAGGCCATAGGGGCCATGGCATACGGCACCGAGACTGTGCTCAGCGTGTGCAAGATCGTCGGGCCGGGCAACGTATATGTGACCGCTGCCAAGATGCAGGTCCGTGACAAGGCTGAGATCGATTTCCCGGCCGGCCCCAGCGAAGTACTAATCATAGCTGACGATTCGGCGGATGCCCGCATGGCTGCCTCGGATATCATTGCCCAGGCTGAGCATGACCCTAATGCGGTTTCCGTCCTGGTGACCACTTCGGCGCAACTGGCGGAAGATGTACACGCAGAGGTACTCGGGCAGGCTGCAAGGACTGCGAGGGCTGAGATCGTCAGGAGCTCCCTTGCCAATGCAGCTGTCATCCTGGCCGGGTCCCTTGAGGAGTGTATTGGCTTTTCCAATGATTTTGCCCCTGAACACCTGGAAATAATGGTCTCGGAGCCGGACTACGTGCTTGAGAGGATAGAGAATGCAGGCTCTATATTTGTGGGCAACTACGCGCCGGTGCCTGTGGGTGACTATGCTTCGGGCACCAACCATGTGCTGCCAACGGCAGGATATGCAAAGATATACTCCGGGCTCAATATATCCCATTTCATGAAATCCGCAAGTATCCAGAGGATAAGCAAGCAGGGGCTTGAAACACTGAAGGATGCTGTGATCTCTATTGCTGAGAAGGAAGGTCTCACAGGTCATGCTGACTCCATAAGAACTAGGTTCAGTAACTAA
- a CDS encoding DUF1699 family protein produces the protein MKIRVVSSREEIPNLNPNEKVIHLAFRPSNKDIFSLVQTCPKVEVIQIPSSYRRTVSKSIEMFLEMQNIKLIEGDVWGHRKDINEYYSVSPALLDKVKELKSEGMSDEEIVNKLEREGKLNRDMLYYILSKK, from the coding sequence ATGAAGATCAGAGTTGTAAGTTCGCGAGAGGAGATACCAAATCTGAACCCAAACGAGAAGGTAATTCATCTGGCATTCAGACCATCTAACAAAGACATCTTTTCCCTGGTGCAGACCTGCCCTAAGGTGGAAGTGATACAGATACCGAGTTCTTACAGGCGCACGGTTTCCAAGTCAATAGAGATGTTCCTTGAAATGCAGAACATAAAATTGATCGAAGGGGATGTATGGGGGCACAGGAAGGATATCAATGAATACTACAGTGTATCTCCGGCGCTGCTTGACAAGGTCAAGGAGCTCAAGTCCGAAGGTATGTCTGACGAAGAGATTGTGAACAAGCTGGAGCGTGAGGGTAAACTGAACCGTGATATGCTCTACTACATATTGAGCAAGAAGTAG
- the gpgS gene encoding glucosyl-3-phosphoglycerate synthase, which produces MDFFQEKITTIHNFYSDTDRMLQHLQELSFVRPAVVVLPMLYSEIENPPLPRIIDELNKCTFLKKVVVALAADNREQYRTVVDFFERLELDHLIVWCNGSRISSVIEEMKENELDITGFSGKGKDAWISLGIASLYSYAIVLHDADIINYNKEFVAKLLYPIVHPQLNFYFNKGYYARINLEKKTMHGRVYRLFVRPLLDTLMRDVKYESDILEYMQAFRYTLSGEFAFTRDLALNIRIPSDWGLEVGMLAEIYRNTSLKRVCQTDLGFYDHKHKELGTNPSEGLTKMVNDIMVTFLRVVNETTSTQVSTSFLRGIQVKYRRSAQDLIRQYHADAVCNGLEYSRHLEERYVEIFAETLMLAGTQYLKDPSGALLPDWARALSAIPDLREQLRDAAHADLEEVIRNRA; this is translated from the coding sequence ATGGACTTTTTTCAGGAAAAGATAACAACAATTCACAATTTCTACAGCGATACAGACAGAATGCTGCAGCACCTTCAGGAGCTATCCTTTGTCCGCCCTGCTGTGGTAGTATTGCCAATGCTGTACAGTGAGATCGAGAATCCTCCCCTGCCCCGGATAATTGACGAGCTGAACAAGTGCACTTTCCTGAAAAAAGTGGTAGTTGCACTTGCAGCTGATAACAGGGAACAGTATCGCACAGTGGTCGATTTCTTTGAGCGGCTTGAGCTGGACCATCTGATCGTCTGGTGTAACGGCTCCCGGATAAGCTCCGTGATCGAGGAGATGAAGGAGAACGAACTTGATATCACGGGATTCTCAGGGAAAGGGAAGGATGCATGGATATCCCTGGGCATAGCAAGCCTCTATTCATATGCCATAGTGCTCCATGATGCAGATATCATCAACTACAACAAGGAATTTGTCGCCAAACTGCTCTATCCTATTGTGCATCCGCAGCTCAACTTCTATTTCAACAAAGGATATTATGCAAGGATCAATCTGGAGAAAAAGACCATGCATGGGCGTGTTTACAGGCTTTTTGTACGTCCCCTGCTGGATACGCTCATGAGGGACGTGAAATACGAATCCGACATCCTCGAGTACATGCAGGCATTCAGGTACACCCTTTCGGGTGAATTTGCCTTCACAAGGGACCTGGCACTTAACATCAGGATACCTTCCGACTGGGGACTGGAGGTAGGAATGCTGGCCGAGATCTACAGGAACACATCCCTCAAAAGAGTATGCCAGACCGACCTTGGCTTCTATGACCACAAGCATAAGGAGCTGGGCACGAATCCAAGTGAAGGCCTGACAAAAATGGTGAACGACATCATGGTTACCTTCCTGCGGGTTGTGAACGAGACCACAAGCACCCAGGTATCCACATCGTTCCTCAGAGGGATACAGGTAAAATACAGGCGTTCGGCACAGGACCTGATCAGGCAGTACCATGCTGATGCAGTCTGTAACGGACTTGAATACAGCAGGCACCTGGAGGAAAGGTACGTAGAGATATTTGCCGAGACGCTGATGCTTGCCGGGACACAATACCTTAAAGATCCGTCAGGTGCACTTCTTCCTGACTGGGCACGTGCCCTGTCTGCAATACCTGATCTCCGGGAGCAGTTGAGGGACGCGGCACATGCAGACCTTGAAGAGGTCATACGGAACCGTGCATAG
- the cobA gene encoding uroporphyrinogen-III C-methyltransferase, with protein MTQYGKVYLVGSGPGDPELLTLKARRLIDSADVVVYDQLPGKVILDSIPAGTEKIDAGKYAGEHTLKQDEINTVIIEKAKAGKNVVRLKGGDPYMFGRGGEEAQELVEAGIEFEVVPGITSAIAVPAYAGIPVTHRDHASMVTFITGHEDPTKEESALDWETLAKFDGTLVVFMGVKMLERNVSELIKNGKDPQTPVALIERGTRPDQRVTVGVLENIASLAKERKVRAPAITVIGNVVKLHDELGEQILADR; from the coding sequence ATGACGCAATATGGAAAAGTGTATCTGGTGGGCTCGGGACCCGGCGATCCGGAGCTTCTGACCCTCAAAGCCCGAAGGCTGATAGATTCTGCCGATGTCGTGGTCTATGACCAGCTTCCCGGAAAGGTGATCCTTGATTCCATCCCGGCAGGCACGGAAAAGATAGATGCAGGAAAATACGCAGGTGAGCACACCCTTAAGCAGGACGAGATCAATACGGTTATTATTGAGAAGGCAAAGGCAGGCAAGAATGTCGTTCGCCTGAAGGGCGGAGATCCTTATATGTTCGGGCGGGGTGGCGAGGAGGCCCAGGAGCTCGTTGAGGCCGGGATCGAGTTCGAGGTCGTGCCAGGAATAACTTCTGCGATAGCTGTACCTGCTTATGCCGGGATACCCGTGACCCACAGGGATCATGCATCCATGGTGACCTTCATCACCGGCCACGAGGACCCGACAAAGGAAGAGAGCGCCCTTGACTGGGAGACCCTTGCGAAGTTCGATGGCACTCTTGTGGTATTCATGGGTGTCAAGATGCTTGAGAGAAACGTGAGCGAGCTCATTAAGAACGGCAAGGATCCGCAGACCCCTGTTGCACTGATCGAAAGGGGAACCCGTCCGGACCAGCGCGTGACAGTCGGTGTCCTCGAGAACATAGCATCACTTGCTAAGGAACGAAAGGTCAGGGCTCCTGCTATCACTGTTATTGGCAATGTGGTAAAACTGCATGATGAGCTTGGCGAGCAGATCCTTGCAGATCGCTAG
- a CDS encoding uroporphyrinogen-III synthase, producing the protein MAENAMSEGAKKPVIAIMRPERYIRESVELARSMGFEPVTVPMVEITDMKDEYFDGFVERVLDGRADYVIFTSANGIDFTLRKIPEGSRKAFIDALNRTKVIAIGPTTRKALEKTGINVMGMPGVYSSEGLVDYLRNDVTGRTVDTARSFYGSRQLVEGLQSCGAVVNQTKVYTLAKPEGGEQDRLIDAALNGEISAFAFTSSMMVHNFFEHARSRASEEQVINALNSSVVAAIGGPTAQTLAGYGVKVSAIPDKFTFEEVLRSIREQLS; encoded by the coding sequence ATGGCTGAAAATGCAATGTCTGAGGGTGCTAAAAAGCCGGTGATAGCCATCATGCGCCCAGAGAGATACATCCGGGAATCCGTGGAGCTGGCCCGGTCAATGGGTTTTGAACCTGTCACAGTGCCCATGGTCGAGATAACCGATATGAAAGATGAGTACTTTGACGGCTTTGTGGAAAGGGTGCTCGACGGCAGGGCTGATTATGTCATATTCACAAGTGCCAACGGGATAGATTTCACCCTGCGCAAGATCCCTGAAGGTTCAAGGAAAGCCTTTATCGACGCACTCAACAGGACAAAGGTCATAGCCATTGGTCCGACCACGCGCAAGGCTCTTGAGAAGACAGGCATCAATGTGATGGGGATGCCCGGCGTCTACAGTTCCGAGGGTCTTGTGGACTACCTGCGCAACGATGTGACAGGCAGGACAGTTGACACTGCCAGAAGCTTCTATGGCTCCAGACAGCTTGTTGAAGGCCTGCAGAGCTGCGGTGCCGTTGTCAACCAGACCAAGGTATACACCTTGGCAAAGCCTGAGGGGGGCGAGCAGGACAGGCTCATCGATGCAGCCCTTAATGGAGAGATATCTGCCTTTGCTTTCACAAGTTCCATGATGGTGCATAATTTCTTCGAACATGCACGCTCAAGGGCTTCCGAGGAGCAGGTTATCAATGCACTGAACAGCTCCGTTGTTGCAGCCATTGGAGGTCCCACGGCGCAGACCCTTGCAGGATATGGGGTCAAAGTGTCCGCAATACCTGACAAATTCACTTTCGAGGAAGTGCTCAGGTCCATCAGGGAGCAGCTATCCTGA
- the ahbC gene encoding 12,18-didecarboxysiroheme deacetylase, whose protein sequence is MIGISKLYCRTVEPSDALRYGRDSKKLPSHLLQFSKDKKPVVVWNVTQRCNLRCVHCYAHSKDIDYSNELTTEQGKDLIDDLAEFGCPVILFSGGEPLMRKDLPELAAYATSKGIRAVISTNGTLITESMAKTLKEIGLSYVGISLDGMRETNDMFRGVEGAFDRALRAVRNCQKEGIKVGLRFTINKHNVKDIPAIFDLLEEENIPRICFYHLVYSGRGSSMIDEDLSLEETRQTVDLLIDRTRELHGKGRMVEVLTVDNHCDGPYIYLRLLREDPERAAEVLELLQMNQGNSTGIGFGCVSWDGSVHPDQFWRHYSFGNVKERRFSDIWRDTSDTLMAGLKDRKPLLKENADRCANCKWLDVCNGNFRVRAEAVFGNVWADDPACYLTKEEIGYDKNI, encoded by the coding sequence ATGATAGGCATCTCAAAGTTATACTGCAGGACCGTAGAGCCCTCTGACGCGCTGCGTTACGGGCGCGATTCAAAGAAACTTCCCTCTCATCTGCTCCAGTTCTCAAAGGACAAGAAGCCGGTTGTTGTCTGGAACGTTACCCAGCGCTGCAATCTTCGCTGTGTTCACTGCTATGCCCATTCAAAGGATATTGATTACAGTAACGAGCTTACCACAGAGCAGGGTAAGGATCTGATAGACGACCTCGCAGAGTTCGGCTGCCCGGTCATACTGTTCTCGGGGGGAGAGCCCCTGATGAGAAAGGACCTGCCGGAACTGGCAGCATATGCAACCTCAAAAGGCATCCGTGCTGTGATATCCACAAACGGTACTCTCATCACGGAGAGTATGGCAAAGACCCTCAAGGAGATTGGCCTGTCATACGTCGGTATATCCCTTGACGGCATGAGGGAAACCAACGACATGTTCAGGGGTGTCGAAGGAGCTTTTGACAGGGCCCTGAGGGCGGTTCGCAACTGCCAGAAGGAAGGCATAAAGGTTGGCCTGCGCTTTACTATCAATAAGCATAATGTGAAGGATATTCCTGCCATTTTCGACCTGCTGGAAGAAGAGAATATCCCCCGCATCTGTTTCTATCATCTTGTGTATTCCGGAAGGGGTTCGTCGATGATAGATGAAGACTTGTCCCTGGAGGAGACCCGGCAGACCGTGGACCTGTTAATTGACAGGACAAGGGAGCTTCATGGAAAGGGCAGGATGGTGGAGGTGCTCACGGTTGATAATCACTGTGACGGTCCCTACATCTACCTGCGCCTGCTCAGGGAGGACCCGGAGCGCGCAGCAGAAGTGCTTGAACTCCTGCAGATGAATCAGGGCAACTCCACTGGAATAGGCTTTGGATGCGTTTCCTGGGATGGCTCCGTCCACCCTGATCAGTTCTGGAGGCATTACAGCTTTGGCAATGTAAAGGAACGCAGGTTCAGTGATATCTGGAGAGATACTTCAGATACCCTCATGGCAGGCCTGAAGGACCGCAAGCCACTGTTAAAAGAGAATGCAGACCGATGTGCCAACTGCAAGTGGCTTGATGTGTGTAACGGCAATTTCCGTGTGCGTGCGGAAGCAGTTTTCGGTAATGTATGGGCAGATGATCCGGCATGCTATCTGACAAAAGAGGAAATAGGGTACGATAAGAATATCTGA
- a CDS encoding class II SORL domain-containing protein, whose amino-acid sequence MNFADILKGREAEGKEKHVPEIDIIRGHGKDKNDFVRVTVGKEVPHPNTAEHHIEWVELYGITKEGRTINFGRMGFEPIYTDPVATFHVKGIDNFKAFCALEYCNIHGVWQNCIEV is encoded by the coding sequence ATGAATTTCGCAGACATACTTAAAGGCAGAGAAGCTGAAGGAAAAGAAAAGCATGTGCCAGAAATAGATATTATCAGAGGGCATGGAAAAGACAAGAACGACTTTGTGAGGGTCACCGTAGGGAAAGAAGTACCGCATCCCAATACTGCGGAACACCACATTGAATGGGTGGAGCTTTACGGTATCACAAAAGAGGGACGGACCATCAACTTCGGGCGCATGGGCTTCGAGCCGATATATACCGATCCGGTGGCCACATTCCATGTAAAGGGCATTGACAATTTCAAGGCTTTCTGCGCACTGGAATACTGCAACATACACGGAGTATGGCAGAACTGCATCGAAGTATGA
- a CDS encoding valine--tRNA ligase: MTVPKEYIPHEVEPKWKSSWDMSMYHFDWKDNTRPQYIIDTPPPYPTGNFHIGNSLNWCYIDFVARYKRMCGYNVMFPQGWDCHGLPTEVKVEEIHGITKNEVPREQFRQMCRDLTLGNIEKMRATLMNLGFSVDWSNEFVTMEPEYYSKTQRSFRKMYDMGRVYQSEHPVNWCPRCETAIAFAEVEYEARDTKLNFLNFDKLKIATTRPELLAACVAVAINPDDERYNAHVGSNVKVPLFGHEVPVIGDMQVDPSFGTGVVMICTFGDKQDVRWWVEHQLPLRKAIDKNGRMTAIAGKYEGMSIPECKAAIIEDLKAQGHLYEQKTLDQNVGMCWRCDTPIEILSERQWFVKIDTDAVAKAADEIKWLPEYMKVRLDNWISTMEWDWCISRQRIFATPIPVWYCKDCGEVMVAKEEWMPIDPTRQQPPEACRCGCTGFEPEEDVLDTWMDSSITVLNVTGWLSDHEMRLPAQLRPQGHDIIRTWAFYSILRSMALAGKRPWDSILINGMVLGEDGHKMSKSLGNVISPEEVIKEYSADAFRQWAAVGGSVGSDVMFRWKDVVAASRFFTKVWSIYRFSMSHLEDYEHKEVDASELEVVDRWLLSHLNRLIVTVTDSMEAYQFDEAFKAIRGFSWEILADNYLELIKSRLYGEDGAGRQAAKYTLYVTMDTLVRLLAPFAPFFAEEMFSYLGKGSIHVQSWPKAREDLIDEESEKSGEFIKDVASAVRRYKSEKGMALNASLAKIELYSVSLDVADLTGVTNSPVEVIPGKPDFEHVPVNVKPNMGKIGPRFRGQAKAIIDALLEENPKKIADEISGGRISLSVNGEIIELEPEFVDVEKEVVSAGRSVDVLDVSGMPVVIVR; the protein is encoded by the coding sequence ATGACGGTCCCAAAAGAATACATCCCGCATGAAGTTGAACCCAAGTGGAAATCAAGCTGGGATATGTCCATGTACCATTTCGACTGGAAAGACAATACAAGACCACAGTATATTATCGATACTCCTCCACCTTATCCTACCGGTAACTTCCACATCGGTAACTCTCTCAACTGGTGCTATATCGACTTCGTGGCACGCTACAAGAGAATGTGCGGTTACAACGTCATGTTCCCTCAGGGCTGGGACTGTCATGGCCTGCCTACCGAGGTAAAGGTCGAAGAGATCCACGGCATCACGAAGAACGAGGTCCCAAGGGAGCAGTTCAGGCAGATGTGCCGCGATCTCACCCTTGGGAACATCGAGAAGATGCGCGCCACCCTGATGAACCTGGGCTTTTCCGTGGACTGGAGCAATGAGTTTGTTACGATGGAGCCTGAGTATTACTCCAAGACCCAGCGCTCCTTCAGGAAGATGTATGATATGGGACGTGTCTACCAGTCAGAGCACCCTGTGAACTGGTGCCCCCGATGTGAGACCGCCATCGCCTTCGCTGAAGTGGAATATGAGGCAAGGGATACAAAGCTCAATTTCCTCAACTTCGACAAACTGAAGATCGCGACTACCAGGCCTGAGCTGCTTGCAGCCTGTGTGGCGGTTGCCATCAATCCAGATGACGAGCGCTACAATGCCCATGTCGGCTCAAATGTGAAGGTTCCCCTCTTCGGCCACGAGGTCCCTGTGATCGGCGACATGCAGGTTGATCCGTCATTCGGTACCGGCGTTGTCATGATATGTACCTTCGGTGACAAGCAGGACGTACGCTGGTGGGTGGAACACCAGCTTCCGCTGCGCAAGGCCATCGACAAGAACGGCCGTATGACCGCCATCGCAGGCAAGTATGAGGGAATGAGTATCCCTGAATGCAAGGCTGCAATAATCGAGGATCTCAAAGCGCAGGGCCATCTTTACGAACAGAAGACCCTGGACCAGAATGTGGGCATGTGCTGGCGCTGCGACACTCCAATAGAGATCCTGTCAGAGAGGCAGTGGTTCGTGAAAATAGATACCGATGCGGTTGCAAAGGCAGCCGACGAGATCAAATGGCTGCCCGAGTACATGAAGGTCAGGCTTGACAACTGGATCAGCACCATGGAATGGGACTGGTGCATCTCCCGCCAGAGGATCTTCGCAACCCCGATACCGGTGTGGTACTGTAAGGACTGCGGCGAGGTCATGGTCGCAAAGGAAGAATGGATGCCCATAGACCCCACAAGACAGCAGCCGCCTGAGGCATGCCGTTGTGGCTGCACAGGATTCGAGCCTGAAGAGGATGTGCTGGACACCTGGATGGACTCTTCCATCACAGTGCTGAATGTGACCGGCTGGCTCTCCGATCATGAGATGAGACTTCCGGCACAACTGCGTCCGCAGGGCCACGATATCATTCGTACCTGGGCCTTCTACAGCATACTGAGATCCATGGCCCTTGCAGGCAAGAGGCCCTGGGATTCCATACTTATCAACGGCATGGTCCTTGGTGAGGACGGGCATAAGATGAGCAAGTCCCTGGGCAATGTCATCTCGCCGGAAGAGGTCATCAAGGAGTACAGCGCAGATGCGTTCCGGCAATGGGCGGCTGTTGGCGGCTCTGTAGGCTCTGATGTCATGTTCCGCTGGAAGGATGTCGTAGCTGCTTCCAGGTTCTTTACCAAGGTGTGGAGCATATACAGGTTCTCAATGTCCCACCTTGAGGACTACGAACATAAGGAAGTGGACGCATCAGAACTGGAAGTCGTGGACAGGTGGCTGCTGAGCCATCTTAACAGGCTCATTGTGACTGTGACGGACAGCATGGAAGCATACCAGTTCGATGAAGCCTTCAAGGCTATACGCGGCTTCTCATGGGAAATACTAGCCGACAACTATCTTGAACTCATCAAGTCCCGCCTTTACGGTGAGGACGGCGCAGGCAGGCAGGCCGCAAAGTATACTCTGTATGTGACGATGGACACTCTCGTAAGGCTGCTCGCACCCTTTGCTCCCTTCTTCGCAGAAGAGATGTTCTCCTATCTGGGCAAGGGAAGCATACACGTTCAGTCCTGGCCAAAGGCAAGGGAAGATCTCATTGATGAGGAGTCAGAGAAGTCCGGTGAGTTCATCAAGGACGTTGCAAGCGCTGTCAGGAGGTACAAGTCCGAGAAAGGCATGGCGCTCAATGCAAGCCTTGCAAAGATCGAGCTCTATAGCGTAAGCCTTGATGTGGCAGATCTCACAGGAGTGACGAATTCCCCGGTGGAGGTCATACCAGGCAAGCCAGACTTCGAGCATGTGCCCGTGAATGTCAAGCCTAACATGGGCAAGATCGGCCCCAGGTTCAGGGGACAGGCGAAGGCCATAATAGATGCTCTGCTTGAGGAGAACCCGAAAAAGATAGCCGATGAGATCTCCGGAGGCAGGATATCCTTATCCGTTAATGGCGAGATCATAGAGCTTGAGCCCGAATTCGTCGATGTGGAAAAGGAAGTGGTGTCAGCAGGCAGGTCCGTGGACGTGCTGGATGTAAGTGGAATGCCGGTTGTGATTGTCAGGTAA
- a CDS encoding RNA-binding protein, producing MKVRSRVQIRKSDKARLLKELKDSFGDVVDSFSEKKFETATADDLPIVIIEGKVLLFQIGDAYFPTVRGVLELGLRKNVVKVDAGAVRFVVNGADVMCPGIVFADPDIKAGDPVIIVEETHNKPLAIGTAIISGADMKASSGKAIKSVHYVGDKLWNLDI from the coding sequence TTGAAAGTCAGATCCAGGGTACAAATAAGGAAATCGGACAAGGCCAGGTTGCTTAAGGAGCTGAAGGATTCCTTTGGTGATGTTGTGGACAGTTTCTCCGAAAAGAAGTTCGAGACAGCTACTGCGGATGACCTGCCGATTGTCATAATCGAGGGCAAAGTACTGCTTTTCCAGATAGGTGATGCTTATTTCCCCACTGTGAGAGGAGTGCTTGAACTTGGCCTGAGGAAGAACGTGGTCAAAGTCGATGCCGGAGCAGTCCGGTTCGTTGTCAACGGTGCTGATGTGATGTGCCCTGGCATAGTTTTCGCCGATCCTGATATCAAGGCAGGGGATCCGGTGATCATTGTGGAAGAGACACATAACAAGCCGCTTGCCATAGGTACTGCCATCATCTCCGGGGCCGACATGAAGGCAAGTTCCGGCAAGGCTATCAAGTCAGTACACTATGTGGGCGACAAGCTGTGGAACCTTGACATCTGA
- a CDS encoding cell division protein SepF, giving the protein MAKIMNKLFGGTSKTTTVEDEYTELDLTKYEEVLDEEPAETYIRVAELTNLNELTALKREIYGGNIVMIDISNIKADKLMLDRALKDLKDVVMDVHGDIAGIKDDQVLVTPTGIKIDRSKILGGRY; this is encoded by the coding sequence ATGGCAAAGATCATGAACAAGTTGTTTGGTGGCACTAGCAAAACCACAACAGTTGAAGATGAATACACCGAACTTGACCTTACCAAGTACGAAGAAGTGCTGGATGAGGAACCTGCAGAGACATACATAAGGGTTGCCGAGCTGACCAACCTTAACGAACTGACTGCCCTTAAAAGGGAGATATATGGCGGAAATATTGTAATGATCGATATCTCCAACATAAAGGCCGACAAGCTCATGCTTGACCGCGCATTGAAGGACCTAAAGGATGTTGTCATGGATGTGCATGGCGATATCGCGGGAATAAAGGATGACCAGGTGCTTGTGACACCCACCGGCATCAAGATCGACAGGTCTAAGATCCTTGGTGGAAGGTATTGA
- a CDS encoding ZPR1 zinc finger domain-containing protein, with product MSEEAPCHNFVTRTSCPLCHEELIINWQGDDIPYFGEVMHITSRCDCGFKFSDTLILAQREPVRYELKVESMEDLYSRVVRSTSGTIRVPELGIDVEPGSISESYVTNVEGVLDRILSVVVTATKWSAEEPEKYSLGLDIQQALRDAMDCKRELTLIIEDPLGNSAIISDKAKSTLLSPEEAGQLKTGMIVFDTSSAEMEIDACDADHSLTD from the coding sequence TTGAGTGAAGAAGCTCCCTGCCACAATTTCGTAACCCGTACTTCCTGTCCCCTCTGTCATGAGGAGCTTATCATCAACTGGCAGGGTGATGATATTCCTTATTTTGGCGAGGTCATGCACATCACATCAAGGTGTGATTGCGGCTTCAAGTTCTCGGATACCCTGATCCTCGCACAGAGGGAGCCTGTGAGGTATGAGCTGAAAGTTGAGAGCATGGAAGACCTGTACAGCAGGGTGGTGCGTTCCACTTCCGGTACGATACGTGTGCCTGAGCTTGGCATTGATGTTGAACCGGGCTCAATTTCCGAGTCTTACGTGACCAATGTGGAAGGCGTGCTTGACAGGATACTGAGCGTTGTAGTGACAGCAACCAAATGGAGTGCGGAAGAGCCGGAGAAGTATTCTCTTGGCCTTGATATCCAGCAGGCCTTAAGGGATGCCATGGACTGCAAAAGAGAACTCACCCTTATCATAGAGGACCCTCTGGGGAACAGTGCTATCATTTCCGATAAGGCAAAGTCCACACTGCTCAGCCCGGAAGAGGCAGGACAGCTCAAAACCGGGATGATCGTGTTCGATACCTCGTCTGCAGAGATGGAGATCGATGCATGTGATGCGGATCACTCCTTAACGGATTGA